The Papaver somniferum cultivar HN1 chromosome 3, ASM357369v1, whole genome shotgun sequence genome includes a region encoding these proteins:
- the LOC113355792 gene encoding peroxidase 25-like — protein MAMASFVVVISLMMVCLLVQAQGDLKPDFYSTSCPKVESIVRSSVETHFKSDPTIAPALLRLHFHDCFVQGCDGSVLITGSSAERNALPNLGLRGFEVIEDAKKQLESQCPGVVSCADILALAARDSVDLSDGPSWTVPMGRRDGRVSSSSEASNLPSPADAISVQRQKFAAKGLDDQDLVTLVGAHTIGQTDCLFFRYRLYNFTTTGNSDPTINQAFTSTLQTLCPANGDGNKRVALDNGSPSKFDVNFFKNVRDGKGVLESDQRLWGDNATRAIVQKYAGTFRGLLGIRFDLEFRKAMVKMSSIEVKTGTQGEIRKLCSKFN, from the exons ATGGCAATGGCATCCTTCGTGGTGGTTATATCTCTGATGATGGTGTGTTTGTTAGTACAAGCTCAAGGAGATTTGAAACCAGATTTTTATTCTACTAGTTGCCCGAAAGTGGAGTCAATAGTCAGGTCTAGTGTTGAGACTCATTTCAAGTCCGATCCTACCATTGCACCTGCTTTGCTTAGGTTGCATTTCCATGACTGCTTCGTTCAG GGTTGCGATGGTTCAGTTCTGATAACTGGATCTTCCGCGGAGAGGAATGCGTTGCCAAACCTCGGGTTGAGAGGTTTTGAAGTGATCGAGGATGCGAAGAAACAACTGGAGAGTCAGTGTCCTGGTGTTGTTTCTTGTGCTGATATATTGGCTTTGGCAGCTCGTGATTCTGTTGACCTT AGCGACGGCCCCAGCTGGACAGTACCCATGGGAAGACGTGATGGCAGAGTTTCGTCATCCTCAGAAGCCTCAAATTTACCTTCTCCAGCCGATGCCATTTCAGTTCAGAGGCAGAAATTTGCAGCTAAAGGTTTAGATGATCAAGATCTTGTCACTCTAGTTG GAGCGCATACAATTGGGCAAACCGATTGTTTATTTTTCAGATACCGTCTATACAATTTTACAACGACAGGAAATTCAGACCCAACAATAAACCAAGCATTTACGTCTACGCTCCAAACTCTATGCCCTGCTAATGGTGATGGTAATAAACGTGTTGCATTAGACAACGGTAGCCCAAGCAAATTCGATGTGAATTTCTTCAAAAACGTTCGAGATGGAAAAGGAGTTTTGGAATCGGATCAAAGACTTTGGGGTGATAATGCTACTCGTGCTATAGTTCAAAAATATGCTGGTACTTTTAGGGGATTGCTAGGGATAAGATTTGACTTGGAGTTCCGAAAAGCTATGGTCAAAATGAGTAGTATTGAGGTGAAAACTGGAACTCAAGgagaaattagaaagctctgTTCCAAATTCAATTGA
- the LOC113355793 gene encoding DNA-directed RNA polymerase III subunit RPC6-like has protein sequence MGRVAESSLSLKRKRADTPKLSEAERTIYDLIISTEDTGIWTRDIKYKIKVIPDTVVNKSIKSLKDKQLIKEVVNIQNKGKKMLMGSDFEPSDDLTGGAWYGKDGKLETELIEEGKAVCLLYISRMKVATVGEITEAVNNSGVFKEDVKFTGKQIEDLLQSLILDKKIVESKSTGKGVFAKIPMGEECYQCSNKRALPKTGALASIPCGVCPRLNECTPDGIISPTTCVYFKKWLDF, from the coding sequence ATGGGCCGAGTAGCAGAAAGTTCACTGTCTCTCAAAAGAAAACGAGCTGATACTCCGAAGCTCAGTGAGGCTGAGCGCACAATCTATGACCTTATCATAAGTACAGAAGATACGGGAATATGGACGAGGGACATAAAGTACAAAATCAAAGTAATTCCTGACACCGTTgttaacaagtctatcaaatctCTCAAGGACAAACAACTGATAAAAGAGGTTGTTAACATACagaacaaaggaaaaaaaatgttaatggGTTCTGACTTCGAACCCTCGGATGACCTCACCGGTGGTGCATGGTATGGCAAGGATGGGAAACTAGAGACAGAACTCATTGAGGAGGGAAAAGCTGTGTGTTTGCTGTATATCTCTAGAATGAAGGTTGCAACAGTTGGGGAGATTACTGAAGCTGTCAACAACTCTGGAGTATTCAAGGAGGATGTTAAGTTTACTGGTAAGCAAATTGAGGATCTTCTGCAGAGTCTGATTTTGGACAAGAAGATTGTGGAGTCAAAAAGTACTGGTAAAGGGGTCTTCGCAAAAATTCCAATGGGAGAAGAATGCTACCAATGCTCAAATAAAAGAGCGCTTCCAAAAACAGGGGCGTTGGCTTCAATTCCATGTGGAGTTTGTCCTCGTCTGAATGAGTGCACACCTGATGGAATCATCTCTCCCACCACTTGTGTTTACTTCAAGAAATGGTTGGATTTTTAG